In Paraburkholderia bryophila, a single genomic region encodes these proteins:
- a CDS encoding Y-family DNA polymerase → MLWIAVTLPLLSLEAVKPPAPFPDGSPAKPNQCEPRERDETRAPRSGEDVIEGRCYALADHAHILLQDFDALRAGVQVGHSRSYALALAPGLKLLAADIPRETQAFEAIALALLTYTPKVSLTDAHTLLLEVGSGLRLFGGLRTLLSRVSATVAEFGYTARIACAPTAWGAWLLAQARASRQGHRWHVMKETSLARVLDGLSVALLPVTQAHRDAFAHVGCSTLADLRQLPRSGVVRRFGSGILDLLAQAYGTRADPRESFRAPASFHAQLELPSRVENADALLFAARRLIVQLAGWLSAHHAALSAYTLLLEHELASRHAPKTSSLRVAWAIPSRDAEHLIWLLREKLNQTVLVAPVIELKLVADQIGDYAGQSDTLFPMPESDGESIARLLERLSARLGPENVLQMSMQDDHRPERAMRVEAYEAQGFSGKKRSPAKARGKGKADKTWLTDELRRAAAEDEQAGDDAVAQKAQAIHATMNTANTANTANTANTANTANTANTANTANTANNLPPPAQPPSAQISLDLPDSALPSQPRPVWMLDKPLRLMMRDQRPIYRRPLKMLTRTERIEAGWWDGNRVERDYYVAADDRGHMFWVYRERISGEWYLQGLFG, encoded by the coding sequence ATGTTGTGGATCGCAGTCACATTGCCGCTCTTGTCACTGGAAGCGGTGAAGCCTCCCGCGCCGTTCCCGGATGGTTCGCCCGCCAAGCCGAATCAGTGTGAACCACGCGAACGCGACGAGACCCGCGCACCTCGAAGTGGCGAAGACGTCATCGAGGGGCGTTGCTATGCGCTGGCCGATCATGCGCACATCCTGCTGCAGGATTTCGACGCCTTGCGCGCTGGCGTGCAAGTGGGTCATTCGCGATCCTATGCATTGGCGTTGGCGCCGGGTCTGAAGTTGCTCGCCGCCGATATCCCCCGCGAAACGCAGGCATTCGAAGCGATAGCGCTCGCTTTGCTGACCTACACGCCGAAAGTTTCGCTTACCGACGCGCACACGCTGCTGCTGGAAGTGGGCTCCGGGTTGAGGCTGTTCGGCGGTTTGCGCACGTTGTTGTCGCGAGTGTCCGCAACGGTGGCGGAATTCGGCTACACGGCGCGTATCGCCTGCGCGCCGACCGCCTGGGGCGCGTGGCTGCTGGCGCAGGCGAGGGCCAGCAGGCAGGGGCATCGTTGGCATGTGATGAAGGAAACGTCGCTCGCGCGAGTCCTCGACGGTTTATCCGTAGCGCTGCTGCCAGTCACGCAGGCGCATCGCGATGCATTCGCGCATGTCGGCTGCAGTACGCTGGCCGATCTGCGTCAATTGCCGAGGTCGGGCGTCGTGCGGCGTTTCGGCAGCGGGATACTGGATCTGCTGGCGCAGGCGTATGGCACGCGGGCCGATCCGCGTGAATCGTTTCGTGCGCCGGCGTCGTTTCATGCGCAGCTGGAATTGCCGTCGCGGGTCGAGAACGCCGATGCATTACTGTTTGCCGCACGTCGACTGATTGTGCAACTGGCCGGCTGGCTGAGCGCGCATCATGCGGCGCTCAGCGCTTATACCTTGCTACTCGAGCATGAATTGGCGTCTCGTCATGCGCCGAAGACATCGAGTTTACGAGTCGCCTGGGCGATACCGTCGCGTGATGCCGAGCATTTGATCTGGTTGTTGCGGGAGAAATTGAATCAGACCGTTCTGGTGGCGCCGGTTATCGAGTTGAAACTGGTTGCGGATCAGATCGGGGACTATGCGGGGCAATCGGACACCTTGTTTCCGATGCCCGAATCAGATGGCGAGTCGATTGCGCGCCTGCTCGAACGCTTGAGTGCGCGGTTGGGGCCGGAGAACGTGCTGCAGATGTCGATGCAGGACGATCATCGTCCGGAGCGGGCAATGCGTGTGGAGGCGTACGAGGCGCAGGGGTTTTCAGGCAAGAAACGTTCGCCGGCGAAGGCGAGGGGAAAAGGCAAAGCGGATAAGACGTGGCTGACCGATGAGTTGCGGCGTGCCGCCGCGGAAGACGAGCAAGCAGGTGATGATGCGGTGGCGCAGAAAGCGCAAGCAATCCACGCGACCATGAACACCGCCAACACCGCCAACACCGCCAACACCGCCAACACCGCCAACACCGCCAACACCGCCAACACCGCCAACACCGCCAACACCGCCAACAACCTCCCCCCACCCGCGCAACCACCCTCCGCGCAAATCTCCCTCGACCTGCCCGACAGCGCGTTACCTTCGCAACCTCGCCCGGTCTGGATGCTCGACAAACCGCTGCGTCTGATGATGCGCGACCAGCGGCCGATCTATCGTCGGCCGCTGAAAATGCTCACACGCACCGAGCGGATTGAAGCGGGGTGGTGGGACGGCAATCGTGTCGAGCGGGATTACTACGTCGCGGCCGACGATCGTGGTCACATGTTCTGGGTATACCGTGAACGTATTAGCGGCGAATGGTATTTGCAGGGATTGTTCGGCTGA
- the imuA gene encoding translesion DNA synthesis-associated protein ImuA produces the protein MAAAIRLATTALSSQLSRQIWQGNELAAADSRVISSGYAELDQLLPGQGWSAGGLTELLIEQGGVGEVRLLSHALHQLTRQAGRHVLFVAPPYQPCAAALGAWGIDVERVLWVRASEDQALWVATQALKQDGIGAVLVWLPNARADKVRRLQVAAQESSSLAFLIRPVEMAAQSSPAPLRMICAPLLPANAQTINRRQWLQEIGVSIDIFKRRGPPLAEPLRLILPLQSALLPQNRVDVHQGREIKHVVDRSHIAALVTGSGEASRAVPGWFARQAESV, from the coding sequence ATGGCAGCAGCGATTCGGCTTGCGACTACAGCCTTGTCATCGCAATTGTCGCGTCAGATATGGCAGGGCAATGAGCTTGCCGCAGCGGACTCGCGTGTGATTTCCAGCGGCTATGCCGAGCTGGATCAATTGCTACCAGGACAAGGCTGGTCTGCAGGTGGTTTGACGGAGTTATTGATCGAACAGGGTGGCGTGGGGGAAGTGCGTCTGTTGTCCCACGCGCTTCATCAACTGACCAGGCAGGCCGGACGGCACGTGCTATTCGTGGCGCCGCCTTATCAGCCTTGTGCCGCGGCACTCGGGGCCTGGGGGATCGATGTCGAGCGAGTCTTATGGGTACGCGCGAGCGAAGACCAGGCGCTATGGGTCGCCACTCAGGCATTGAAGCAGGATGGCATCGGCGCGGTCCTGGTCTGGCTGCCGAATGCACGCGCCGATAAGGTTCGACGCTTGCAGGTGGCAGCTCAGGAATCGTCGTCGCTGGCATTTTTGATCCGGCCCGTCGAGATGGCCGCGCAGTCGTCGCCAGCACCGTTACGCATGATTTGCGCGCCGCTATTGCCGGCCAATGCACAGACGATCAACCGTCGGCAGTGGCTGCAGGAGATCGGTGTGTCGATCGACATCTTCAAGCGTCGCGGGCCGCCGCTAGCTGAGCCTCTGCGCCTCATTTTGCCTTTACAGAGCGCGTTGTTGCCGCAAAACCGAGTCGACGTCCATCAAGGACGAGAGATCAAACATGTTGTGGATCGCAGTCACATTGCCGCTCTTGTCACTGGAAGCGGTGAAGCCTCCCGCGCCGTTCCCGGATGGTTCGCCCGCCAAGCCGAATCAGTGTGA